A DNA window from Streptomyces parvus contains the following coding sequences:
- a CDS encoding amino acid deaminase/aldolase, with product MTARAADRTRYNRATAHLDAPIAIVDLEAFDANADDLVRRAAGKPVRVASKSVRCRALLERVLARPGFAGIMSYTLAESLWLARAGYDDVLLAYPSADRAAFAELAADPKLAAAVTVMVDDHSQLELIDASRAGGREEIRVCLELDTSLRMLGGRVRIGALRSPLRSPAQLAELARSVARRPGFRLVGLMAYEGHVAGVGDAVAGRPLRSRAIRLMQAAARKELAVRRAEVVRAVRAVAPELEFVNGGGTGSVQHTAAESAVTEIAAGSGLYVPRLFDNYTSFTARPAALFAQPVVRRPGVGVVTVLGGGYPASGAAGADRSPVPYLPEGLRYDPQEGAGEVQTPLLGSPADDLLIGDKVWFRHAKAGELCERFDTLHLIEGDRVTASVPTYRGEGQTFL from the coding sequence ATGACTGCCCGCGCCGCTGACCGGACCCGTTACAACCGGGCCACCGCCCATCTCGACGCCCCGATCGCGATCGTGGATCTGGAGGCGTTCGACGCCAACGCCGACGATCTGGTGCGGCGGGCGGCCGGGAAGCCGGTCCGGGTGGCGAGCAAGTCGGTGCGGTGCCGGGCCCTGCTGGAGCGGGTGCTCGCACGGCCCGGGTTCGCCGGGATCATGTCGTACACGCTGGCGGAGTCGCTGTGGCTGGCGCGGGCCGGATACGACGACGTACTCCTGGCGTACCCCTCGGCGGACCGGGCCGCCTTCGCGGAGCTGGCCGCCGATCCGAAGCTGGCCGCGGCCGTGACGGTGATGGTGGACGACCACTCCCAGCTGGAGCTGATCGACGCCTCCCGGGCCGGTGGGCGCGAGGAGATCCGGGTCTGCCTGGAGTTGGACACCTCCCTGCGGATGCTGGGCGGCCGGGTGCGGATCGGGGCGCTGCGTTCGCCGCTGCGCTCCCCCGCCCAGCTCGCCGAACTGGCCCGCTCGGTGGCGCGCAGGCCGGGCTTCCGCCTGGTGGGGCTGATGGCGTACGAGGGCCATGTCGCCGGAGTCGGGGACGCGGTCGCCGGGCGGCCGCTGCGGTCCCGGGCGATCCGGCTGATGCAGGCCGCCGCCCGCAAGGAGCTGGCGGTGCGCCGGGCCGAGGTGGTGCGGGCGGTCCGCGCGGTCGCGCCGGAGCTGGAGTTCGTGAACGGCGGCGGCACGGGCAGCGTGCAGCACACGGCCGCCGAGAGCGCGGTGACGGAGATCGCCGCCGGTTCGGGGCTGTACGTGCCCCGGCTGTTCGACAACTACACGTCGTTCACCGCCCGGCCGGCGGCCCTGTTCGCGCAGCCCGTGGTGCGCCGGCCCGGTGTGGGCGTGGTGACGGTCCTCGGGGGCGGCTATCCGGCGTCCGGTGCGGCCGGTGCGGACCGCTCGCCGGTGCCGTATCTGCCGGAGGGGCTGCGCTACGACCCGCAGGAGGGCGCGGGCGAGGTGCAGACGCCGCTGCTGGGATCCCCCGCCGACGATCTGCTGATCGGCGACAAGGTCTGGTTCCGGCATGCCAAGGCCGGTGAGCTGTGCGAGCGCTTCGACACGCTGCACCTGATCGAGGGCGACCGGGTCACAGCGAGCGTTCCGACGTACCGGGGCGAGGGGCAGACCTTCCTCTGA
- a CDS encoding DUF2510 domain-containing protein, with protein sequence MSYATPPGWYPDTGAPGLERWWDGTAWTAHTRPLAADGSAPHQPPAPAQSGPAGFGPPPFPLPHQRDPHDGAGGGNRTKILAVTLLGVLVLGAAVTAAVLLGRDEGGTPAAPATTTSAPAPVTTPTAPATTTDEPDPDENPALLVDQLNGVTVPVPRGWEKPKSSSFDVPAIRTVQSYDCPGGSSSCYHGTVTTHTARSAETDPKALAEADIVTAADLAYEEDSLGRRNHGGITAHKVLKAQQLSVAGRVGYLVRWQVTTGEGPGGYVQSVAFPSSVGSGTPVIVRLAFDADVAELPLSLMDTITRGIRPLGDSRTSGGVGASISP encoded by the coding sequence ATGAGCTACGCGACGCCGCCCGGCTGGTATCCGGACACGGGCGCACCCGGTCTGGAGCGCTGGTGGGACGGCACCGCATGGACCGCGCACACCCGCCCGCTCGCCGCCGACGGGTCCGCGCCGCACCAGCCGCCCGCACCGGCGCAGTCCGGCCCGGCGGGGTTCGGTCCGCCGCCGTTTCCGCTCCCGCACCAGCGCGACCCGCACGACGGGGCCGGGGGCGGCAACCGGACGAAGATCCTGGCGGTCACGCTCTTGGGGGTGCTGGTCCTGGGCGCGGCCGTCACCGCCGCGGTCCTGCTCGGCCGCGACGAGGGCGGCACGCCGGCGGCCCCGGCCACGACCACCTCGGCCCCCGCCCCCGTCACCACCCCCACAGCCCCCGCCACGACCACCGACGAACCCGACCCCGACGAGAACCCGGCCCTCCTCGTCGACCAGCTCAACGGGGTCACGGTGCCGGTGCCCCGGGGCTGGGAGAAGCCGAAGAGCAGCTCTTTCGACGTCCCCGCCATCCGCACCGTCCAGTCCTACGACTGCCCCGGCGGCTCGTCGTCGTGCTACCACGGCACGGTCACCACCCACACCGCCCGGAGCGCCGAGACCGACCCCAAGGCCCTGGCCGAGGCCGATATCGTCACCGCCGCCGACCTCGCCTACGAGGAGGACAGCCTCGGCCGTCGCAACCACGGCGGCATCACCGCGCACAAGGTGCTCAAGGCCCAGCAGCTGTCGGTCGCCGGACGCGTCGGCTACCTGGTGCGGTGGCAGGTCACCACCGGCGAGGGACCCGGGGGATACGTGCAGTCCGTCGCCTTCCCCTCGTCCGTGGGCAGCGGCACCCCCGTGATCGTCCGGCTCGCCTTCGACGCGGACGTCGCCGAGCTGCCGCTCTCGCTGATGGACACGATCACCCGGGGCATCCGCCCGCTCGGAGACAGCAGGACGAGCGGAGGCGTGGGCGCGTCCATCAGCCCCTGA
- a CDS encoding LysR family transcriptional regulator, with product MTDGEPQAPPTPLAHRVPDLGALELLLAVARHGSLGRAARDVGITQPAASSRVRSMERQLGVTLLDRSPRGSRLTDAGALVTDWARRVVEAAEAFDAGTQALRDRRDSRLRVAASMTIAEYLLPGWLIALRGDRPDTAVSLLVGNSAAVARRLVTGEADLGFVEGLSIPEGLDGTVIAHDRLVVVVAPTHPWARRRTPLLPGELAATPLILREHGSGTRQVLDAALAGHGGLAQPLLELSSTTAVKGAAESGAGPCVLSELALGEELSSRRLVKVPVAGVRLRRQLRAVWPGGHRPTGPARDLLSLTGRDT from the coding sequence ATGACCGACGGCGAACCCCAGGCACCCCCCACGCCCCTCGCCCACCGGGTCCCCGACCTCGGGGCGTTGGAACTGCTGCTCGCCGTCGCCCGGCACGGCAGCCTCGGCCGGGCCGCCCGGGACGTCGGCATCACCCAGCCCGCCGCCTCCAGCCGCGTCCGGTCCATGGAGCGGCAGCTCGGCGTCACCCTGCTGGACCGCTCCCCGCGCGGCTCCCGGCTCACCGACGCGGGCGCGCTGGTCACCGACTGGGCACGCCGCGTCGTCGAGGCGGCCGAGGCCTTCGACGCGGGCACCCAGGCGCTGCGCGACCGCCGCGACTCCCGGTTGCGGGTCGCCGCCAGCATGACCATCGCCGAATACCTGCTGCCGGGCTGGCTGATCGCCCTGCGCGGTGATCGCCCCGACACCGCGGTCTCGCTCCTCGTCGGGAACTCCGCGGCCGTCGCCCGCCGCCTGGTCACCGGCGAGGCCGACCTCGGCTTCGTCGAGGGCCTGTCGATACCGGAGGGCCTCGACGGCACCGTCATCGCCCACGACCGCCTCGTCGTGGTGGTCGCCCCCACCCACCCCTGGGCCCGCCGCCGCACCCCGCTGCTCCCCGGCGAACTCGCCGCCACCCCGCTCATCCTGCGCGAACACGGATCCGGCACCCGCCAGGTCCTGGACGCCGCGCTCGCCGGGCACGGCGGCCTCGCCCAGCCGCTGCTGGAACTCTCCTCCACCACGGCGGTCAAGGGCGCGGCCGAGAGCGGCGCGGGCCCCTGCGTCCTGAGCGAACTGGCCCTGGGCGAGGAGCTGTCCTCCCGCCGCCTCGTCAAGGTCCCGGTCGCGGGCGTACGGCTGCGCCGCCAACTGCGCGCCGTCTGGCCCGGCGGCCACCGCCCCACCGGCCCCGCCCGCGATCTGCTCTCCCTGACCGGCCGCGACACCTGA